CGTCGGCGACGAGGGAGGCGGCGTCCTTGATCGAGTGGCGGGCGAGCGCCGCCTCGAGGCGGGCATCGAGGTCGGCGTCGTGTTCCGGGCCCGGCGCGTCCTCGGGCGCGGTGCCGATCACCACCACCACCTCGCCCTTCGGCGGGCCGGAGGCGGCATACTCGGCGGCGAGCCCGGCGAGGTCGCCCCGGCGCACGGTCTCGAACAGCTTGGTCAGCTCGCGCGCCACCGCGGCGGGCCGGGTGCCGCCCAGCACGTCGGCGGCGTCGGCCAGCATCTCGGGCAGGCGGTGGGGCGCCTCGAACAGGACCAGCGTGCCGGGCACGGCGCCCAGCGTCGCGAGGCGGTTGCGCCGCGCGCCGCTCTTCTGCGGCAGGAAGCCCTCGAAGAAGAACCGGTCGGTCGGCAGGCCCGCGGCGACGAGCGCGGTGATGGCCGCCGAGGGGCCGGGGATCGGCGTCACGGCGAGCCCCGCCTCGATCGCGGCCTGGACCAGCTTGAAGCCGGGATCGGAGACCAGCGGCGTGCCGGCATCCGAGACCAGCGCCAGCGCCTCGCCCGCCTTGATCCGGGCGATCATCCGCTCGCGCACCCCCTCGCCCGAATGCTCGTGATAGGCGACGAGCGGCGTGGTGATGCCGTAATGGGCGAGCAGCGTGCGGGTGACCCGGGTGTCCTCCGCCAGCACCGCGTCGGCGGCGGCGAGCGTCGAGAGCGCCCGGAAGGTCACGTCCTTCAGGTTGCCGATCGGCGTCGCCACCACGTGCAGGCCGGGCGACAGGGGCTCGGCCTCGGCGGCGAGGCCGAAGGCGGTGTAGACCGCCGGGCCCCGGCCGGTCGCGGACCGCTCCGGGGGACGGCGGCGAGGATCGTCGCTGCGCTGGGTCATCGCCCGGGACAGTGCCACGGCGCAACCCCCCAGCGCCATCGCGGCGTGGGCGGGAGCGGTCGTTTACTTTTCGTCGGCAGACTTTATGCACCGGGCATGGATGTTGCTGTCCGGTTGCCGGTGCCGATTCGCGGCGCGGCCGCGGGCGGAGCGGGGGAGCGGGCGATGGGGGGCATCGGCCTCGACACTCTGGGGCGTCTCGGGCGGAGCGCCGCGACGCTCGCGGCCCTTCTGGCGCTCGGCGCCTGCGGCGGGGTCGACAGCCCGGTCGTCGCGACCCGCACCGCACCGGTCGAGGCACCGGCCGCGCCGGCCGGCGACGGGACGGTACTGGGCACCGGCAGCGTCAAGGTCGCGCTGATCCTGCCGCTCTCCGGTCCCGGCGCCGCGGTCGGCGCGGGCCTGCGCAACGCCGCCACCCTCGCCCTCGACGAATCGCAGAGCCCCGATCTCAAGATCCTGGTGAAGGACGACCGCAGCACGCCGGAGGGCGCCCGCGAGGCCGCGGCCGCGGCCCTCGCCGAGGGGGCTGAGCTCGTCATCGGCCCGCTCTTCGCCGCCACGGTGCAGTCCGCCGCCGCCACGGCGCGGCCGGCCGGCAAGCCGGTGATCGCCTTCTCGACCGATGCCAGCGTGGCGGCGCGCGGCGTCTACCTCCTGAGCTTCCTGCCCCAGACCGAGGTCGACCGGATCATCGACGAGACCACGGCGGCCGGGCGGCGCTCCTTCGTGGCGCTGATCCCGGAGACGACCTACGGCAGCGTCGTCGAGGCGCAGTTCCGCGAGGCGGTGGCGCGCCGCGGCGGCCGCGTGGTGGCGATCGAGCGCTACCCCGCCGGCAACCCGGCCGCCGCGATCGGGCGCGTCGCGTCGCTGATCGCCGGCCCGGCGCCGCAGGCCGACGCGCTGTTCCTGCCCGACACGCCGGAGGGCCTCGCCGCCGCGGGCGCGGCGCTCACCCGCGCGGGCTTCAACCCGGCCCGGGTGAAGCCGGTCGGCACCGCGGTCTGGAACGACCCGCGGGTCTTCGCCCTGCCGGCCTTCCAGGGCGGCTGGTTCGCCGCCGCGGATCCCGCCGGCTTCTCCGGCTTCAGCCAGCGCTACCGCGCCCGGTTCGGCTCGGATCCGGTCCGCGTCGCGACGCTCGCCTACGACGCGGTCTCGCTGGCCGCGGCGCTCAACCGGCAATACGGCTCGCAGCGCTTCGCCGACGCCACGCTCACCAACCCGTCGGGCTTCGCCGGGGTCGACGGCACCTTCCGGTTCCGCCCGGAAGGGACCAGCGACCGCACCCTCGCGGTGTTCGAGATCCGCGGGAACGGCGCGACGATCGCCAGCCCGGCGCCGCGGGCGCTCGGGCCGTCGGGGACCTGAATCAGGCCGCGAGCTCGGCCACCACGGCGTTGAGCACCGGCGCCCCCTTCGGGGTCGCCGCGAGGCGATCGTCGGGCCTGCGCGCGACGAGGCCCGCCTCGACGAGGCCGGCGACGCGGTCCGGATCGAGGGAACGCCCCGCGAGCGCGGCGTAGCGCGCCGGATCGATGCCCTCGCGCAGGCGCAGGCCCATCATCAGGAACTCGTCGGCCTGGTCGCCGGGGCTCAAGGCTTCCGTCTCGACGATGCCGTGCCCCTCGCACTCGGCGCGGGCGAGCCAGGCCTCCGGGTTGCGCTCGGTCGAGGTGCCGGTGCGGCCCTCGGGCAGGACCAGGCGGCCATGGGCGCCGGGGCCGATGCCCGCATACTCGCCGTAGCGCCAGTAGAGCAGGTTGTGGCGCGATTCGGCGCCGGGCCGGGCGTGGTTCGAGATCTCGTAGGCCGGCAGGCCGGCGGCCGCGCAGACCTCCTGCGTCACGTCGTAGAGGACCCGCGCCGTGTCGTCGTCCGGCACGGCGAGCTTGCCGGCGGCGGCGAGCCCGTAGAACGGCGTCCCCTCCTCGATGGTGAGCTGGTAGAGCGAGAGGTGCTCCGCCGCCCGGTCGATCGCCCCGCGCAGCTCCGCCGCCCAGGCCTCGGGCGTCTGGTCGGGGCGGGCGTAGATCAGGTCGAAGGAGGTGCGCTCGAAATGCGCCGCGGCGGTCTCGACCGCCCGCAGCGCCTCCGCGGTGCTGTGGAGCCGGCCGAGCTTCCTCAGCGAGGCGTCGTCGAGGGCCTGGACCCCGAGCGAGACCCGGTTGACCCCGGCGGCCCGGTAGCCGCGGAACCGGCCGGCCTCGACGCTGGTGGGGTTGGCTTCCAGCGTCACCTCGACGTCGGGCGCCATGCTCCAGGCTCCCGCCACCGCGTCGAGGAGCGCGCCGACCGTCGCCGGCTCCATCAGCGAGGGCGTGCCGCCGCCGAGGAAGATGCTGGTGACGGTGCGGCCCGGCGCGAGCGCGGCGGCGTGCGCGATCTCCCGCGCGAAGGCGGCGCGCCACCGCGCCTGGTCGATGGCCGCGTGGCGGACGTGGCTGTTGAAGTCGCAGTACGGGCACTTCGCGGCGCAGAAGGGCCAGTGCAGGTAGACCCCGAAGCCGACGTCCCGGGTCGGATGTTCGATCATCCGGCGGATGTGCCGACCTTGGGGCCGCGGCGCAAGGGGCTGCGGCGCCTACACCGGCAGGCCGTGATGCCGCCTTGCGATCAGGCATTCCGGATCGCCGGGCTCGCAGGTGCGGCACACCTCCGGGCGCACCGCGTAGACCTTGCAGGCCACCCGCTCCCCGACGCGGCCCTCGAGGGCCGAGCAGCGCTCGCCCTCGCAACGCATCCGCCCGGCCGGATCGTCGACATACGCCGCCGGGATGCGGGCGATGTCGGCATCGTCCTCGGTGCTGAAGCGCGGCCACTCGGCCGAGTACGCGCAGCAGGCCCCGCATTCCTGGCAGGCGAAGCCGCCCGGGTCGGCGGGGTCGCGCGTCACGGGGTCAGGCCCGGCGCCGCCGGGGGGATCGGGCGCGGGCGGCCGTCGTCGTCGATCGCCACGAAGGTGAACACCCCGACCGTCACCTTCTCGCGGGTCTGGGTGCGGAAGCGCCGGGCCCAGGCCTCGATCTGGATCCGCATCGAGGTGCGCCCGGTGGCCACCACCTGGGTGTAGACGCAGAGCACGTCGCCGACCCGGACCGGCCGCAGGAAGGTCATGCCGTCGACCGCCACCGTGACCACGCGTCCCTGCCCGTGCTCGACCCCGGCGATGCCGCCGGCCTGGTCCATCTGCGACATCACCCAGCCGCCGAAGATGTCGCCGTTGGCGTTGGTGTCGGCGGGCATCGCGATGGTCCGCACCGTGAGGTCGCCCTGCGGGCGCCCGCCCGTGTCCTCGGTCTGCGCCATGATGCCCCAGCCTCCCCCAAGGTCACTCGCACCAGGTCCACTCGCCCCTGGTCTCCCGCGCGAGCATAGGGCATCGAGGCGCCGGAGCGCGAGCGCCCCGAATCGACGGTCCGCGGTTTCTTCCCCCCGCACTCGGCCCTAGGTTCGGCGGCACGCCATCAGCCGGAGGACGCACCATGATCCAGGGCCACCCCACCAGCGGCGCGGAAGCCGACCGCGACTGCCCGGTCCCCCTCGCGACCCTCGGGGAGATCTACCGGGCCGAGCCGGAGGACCTGCCGGACCTCCTCGACGCCCTGCCGGTGGAGACCCGCGCCAAGCTCGCGGGCTACCTCTACGCCAAGAGCCACACCCATAAGCTCGGCCTCACCGTCGCCCGCACCTGCGGCAAGGACGACCTCGTGAAGGCGCTCGGCGAGATCGGCGCCGTGGTCCACGGCCAGGCCCACCTGCCGCCGCCCAAGCCCGTGCAGGCCGCGCCCGCCGCGCCCCAGGCCCGCAAGATCAGCCTCGGCGGCTCGGGGGCGAAGCGCAGCTTCGATTGACAAGGTCCGGGCCCCGACGGGGCCCGCCCCTCAGAGGCTTTCGGTGCCGCACCACTCGGCGACGAACAGGGCCATCGCGGTGGTGATGCGCTTCAGCGAGGCGAGGCTCACCCGCTCGTCGAAGCCGTGGATGTTCTCGCTCTTCGGCCCGTAGCAGAGCGCCGGCACCCGGTCGTAGAGGGCGTGGACCCGGGTATCGAGGTAGCCGGCGGTCATGAAGCTCCTGAGCTGCGCCCCCGTCGCCGCCGCGTGCGCCCGGCCGAGCACGGCCTCGGCCTCCGAGCCCTCCTCCAGCACGTAGCCCTCGGCGAAGAAGCCGTGGAAGCCGACCTGCGGCGGGCTGTTCGACAGGAACGCGTCGTCGCGGGCGAAGGCCTGCACCGCCGCCTCGATCTCGCGGGCGGCCTGCGCCGCGCTGGTGCCCGGATAGATCGCGATGCGGCAGTCGATCCGGCACCAGGCCGGCACCGAGGAGGCCCAGTCGCCGCCCTCGATCCGGCCGATATTGAGGTTGATCGGGTGCGCCTCGCCCTCGAAATGCGGGCGACCGGCCTTGTCGGCGTTCCAGCGCGCCTCGAGTTCCCGCAGCGCCCCGATCACCCGGTAGGCCGCGTCGATGGCGTTCGCGCCCGTGCCCATTTCGCGCACGTGGACCGGCCGGCCCCGGACCTCGACACGGAACCACAGCACGCCGGTATTGGCGCGCACCAGCATCTCCTCCTCGGGCTCGGGGATCAGCACCGCGTCGGCGCGGTAGCCGCGCAGGTGGGTCATCAGGGCGCCGTTGCCGGTCGATTCCTCCTCGACCACCGATTGCAGGGTCACGGTGGCGGCAGGCTGGAGGCCGAGGCTGCGGAGCGCGTCAAGAGCGAACAGGTTGGCGGCGTGCCCGGCCTTCATGTCGGCGCCGCCGCGGCCGTAGAGCCAGTCGCCCTCGACCACCGGCTCGAAGGGCGGGTGGGTCCAGAGGTCGGCGGGGCCCGGCGGCACCACGTCGACATGGGCCTGGAGGATCAGCGAGCGCCCCCGCTCCTCCCGCGGCCGGTGGATGCCGACGACGATCGGCGCCTCGGAATGCTCCGGGCTGAAGCGTGCCCCGCCCGGATGCGCCTCGATCTGCGCCCGGTCCATGGCGAAGCGGTCCATGGCGTAGCCGCGCTCACGGTACTCACGGAACACGAAGTCCTGGATCGCCTGCTCGTCGCCCCGGATCGAGGGGAAGCGCATCAGCGCCTGGGTGTGGGCGATCTGCTCGGAGAAACCGTCGGCGACGGCCGTGATGATGCGGTCGCGCAACGCAGGGTCCAGGGGCATCGGGGGCTCCTCTCAAGGCGCCCCCGTCATAGCCTGGGAAGCGGCGCAGCACCTATGCCCTGGGCACGTGATGCCGTGCGCCGCCGACCAGGCAGTCACGTCGAACCGGGGTCTTCATCGCCAACTCACCGCGCCACTCGCGGGGCCGCGAAAGCGGAGCCCGGGGTGACGCGGCGGATACGACCGGCTTGGAGGAGAGGTCGTCCTGCGGGCGATCGGACGGGAATCGGGGGGACTACGCCCCCAGCCGCCCGATGACGTGATCCGCCACCCTGAGCGAGTTGGCGATGATCGTCAGCGTCGGGTTCACGGCGCCGATCGAGGGAAAGAAGCTCGCGTCGGTGACGTAGAGGTTGTCGAGCTCGTGCGCCTTGCAGTCGAGGTCGAGGACGGATGTCGCCGGGTCGGTGCCGAAGCGCAGCGTGCCGGCCTGGTGGGCGGTGCCGCCGATCGGCACGTCCTTGCCGAGGTAGAGCGAGCGGTCGAACAGGTGCGGGTGGATGTCGAGCTTCGTGCACAGGTCGCGCAGCTTGGCCTTGAGCCGGTGCAGCGCCTCCTCGTTGGTCTGCTTCAGGTCGAGCCGGACCTTCGCCCCGTCGTAGAAGATCCGGTTCTCCGGGATCGGCAGGTCCTCGGTGGTGAGCCAGAAGTCGAGGGAGTGCCTGGCGATCCAGTCGAACGGCTTCTCCGGAAACCATTGCAGGAAGCCCGGCAGGCCCTCGCCGTGGATCTGCACCCCGTCCGACTTGCCGACCATCTGGATGTGGCCCAGCGGAAACTCCCAGTCGTCGGCGCCGAAGTAGAAGTCGTTGAGGCCGAGGGTCTTCTGGAACTTCGTCGGGTTCGGGGTGCGCGAGATCGCGAGCACCGTCGAGTTGTTGTGCCGCATGTAGTTGCGGCCGACCTGCCCCGAGCGGTTCGCGAGCCCGTGCGGGTGGGCGTCGTTGGCGGATCGCAGCATCAGGAGCGCGGAGGAGAGCGCGCCGCAGGCGACCACCACGATGTCGCCGGTGAACACCTCGGTGGCGTCGCCGCGCTTCACCTCGACGCCGGTGACCGTCCGCCCGGCCGGATCGGTCAGGAGCCGGTCGACGTAGGCGTTCGTCATCAGCGTGAGGTTGTCGTGCGCCGCCAGCGCCGGGTCGACGCAGGTGATCTGCGCGTCGGCCTTGCCGTTGGTGATGCAGGGATAGCCGTCGAAGGCGTCGCAGCGGATGCAGGCCGAGTGCGGCAGCGGCTTGCCGTCGCGCTCCTCCAGCCGCACGCCGACCGGCAGGTGGAACGGGTGGTGCCCCTCACGCTTGAGCCCGTCGAACAGCTCCTGGATCCGGGGCTCGTGGGTGATCGGCGGGTAGGCGTAGGGTTTCGAGGACGGCGGCTCGGTCGGGTCCTCGCCGCGCAGGCCGTGGACGTAGTAGAGCTCCTCCGCCGCCTGGTAGTAGGGCTCGAACACGTCGTACTTCAGCGGCCATTCCGGCGAGATGCCGTCCGGATGTCGGATTTGATAAAAGTCCTTCTCGCGCAGGCGGAGCAGGACCGAGCCGTAGACCTTGCTGTTGCCGCCGACGAAGTAGTGCAGGCCGGGATGGAAGCTCGACCCGTCGGCGCCGTACCAGGTCTCCGGCGCCTGGTAGCGCGCGTCGACGAAGACCGCCTGGCTGTCCCAGTTCTCCCGCTCGCGCGGCAGGTAGTCGCCGCGCTCGAGCAGCAGGATGCGCTTGCCGGTCTGGGCCAGCCGCCACGCCATGGTGCCGCCGCCCGGCCCCGAGCCGATGATGACGACGTCGTAGTGCCGGTTCTCGCTCATCGACGGTGTCTCTTCTCAACGAAAGCCGCGGGATGACGCAGGGCCCCTCGGCCGTGCGGGGGCATATGGCGGGGCTGGCCCGAACGTCGATCCGCTCCAGTTAGCTTTTCGCAACGCAAACCGGGCAGCGGGGTTCGCAGGTCGATGGCCACCTTCAGCATCGCGGTCGCCTTCGGGGTCAGGCTCCTCCTGGTGATGCTGTTCCTGCCGTTCAGCGCGCTGGACAAGATCCTGAACTTCCGCGGTGCGGTGGGGCAGGCGAGGCAGGCGGTGCACGCCACCGCGCCGGCGACGATGCTGATCCTCGCCGGCCTGTTCGTCGAGATCGTGATGTCGCTCGGGGTCCTCACCGGCATCGCCGACCGCTTCGCCGCGCTCATCCTCGCCGGCTATTGCGGCGTGACGGCCCTCCTGTGGAAGCAGTTCTGGAAGCCGGGCGATTTCTGGTCCGGCGGCAAGGGCCGCGAGCTTTTCTGGGATTTCTGGAAGAACCTCGCGCTCGCCGGCGGGTTTCTGCTCGTCACCTTCGGCACCGGGGCGAGCACCGTGGAGACGTTCTTCTCACACCCCTTCGCCTCGTCGAAGCCCTACAGCGTCAGCGAGACCGCCCGATGAGCGACGAGAAGCCCACCATCCCCTACTGGCACCTCTGGGCCGACGCGGACGGGATCAGCCACCAGACCCGGTGCGCCTTCACCGAGTTCGAGCAGAAATCGATGTCGCCGCCGGCCCCGCCGCAATGGCAGGGCCAGAAGACCCATGACGGCGCGACCGTGTTCGTGACCGTGCAGCCGGTCGGCTGGACCGGAGACTGGCACCCGAACCCGAAGCCGCAATGGATCATCCCGCTCTCGGGCCGCTGGTTCGTCGAATCGATGGACGGCACGAGGGTCGAGATGGGCCCGGGCGAGATCTCCTTCGGCGAGGACCAGAACGTGCGCGAGGTCGACGGCAGGAAGGGCCACCGCTCCGGCACCATCGGCGACGAACCCGCCGTGCTGATGATCGTGCAGGTCGACAAGCCCCCGACCACCGGGTCGGCCTGCCGGTTCCGGTGATTCCATGAACGGGTTCGAGATCCACGACGAGCGCTTCGCGCACTACATCCTGGGCAACGCGCCCCTGGAGGAGCTGGGCTCCGGCTTCCGCTGGATCGAGGGCCCGGTCTGGATGGGCGACGCCGATTGCCTGCTGTTCCAGGACCTGCCGCGCAACCGCACCATGCGGTGGATCGAGGGCGCGGGCTTCTCGGTCTACCGCGCGCCCTCGAACTACGCCAACGGCCAGACCCGCGACCGGGAGGGCCGGCTGATCGCCTGCTCGCATCGCGGCCGCTGCCTGTATCGGACGGAGCACGACGGCACGGTCACGACGCTCGTCGAGCGCCACGCCGGCAAGCGCCTGAACTCGCCGAACGACGTGGTGGTGAAGTCCGACGGCACGATCTGGTTCAGCGACCCGGTCTACGGTATTTCCAACGATTACGAGGGCGGACGCCAGCAATCCGAGCAGCCCCCGGCCCTCTACCGCTTCGATCCGCGGACGAGCGAGATCCGGGCGATGGCCGGCGACTTCGACGGGCCGAACGGCCTCGCCTTCTCGCCCGACGAGCGCCGGCTCTACGTCGCCGAGACCGGCGACCAGTCGAAGCCGAAC
The sequence above is drawn from the Methylobacterium terrae genome and encodes:
- a CDS encoding GMC oxidoreductase translates to MSENRHYDVVIIGSGPGGGTMAWRLAQTGKRILLLERGDYLPRERENWDSQAVFVDARYQAPETWYGADGSSFHPGLHYFVGGNSKVYGSVLLRLREKDFYQIRHPDGISPEWPLKYDVFEPYYQAAEELYYVHGLRGEDPTEPPSSKPYAYPPITHEPRIQELFDGLKREGHHPFHLPVGVRLEERDGKPLPHSACIRCDAFDGYPCITNGKADAQITCVDPALAAHDNLTLMTNAYVDRLLTDPAGRTVTGVEVKRGDATEVFTGDIVVVACGALSSALLMLRSANDAHPHGLANRSGQVGRNYMRHNNSTVLAISRTPNPTKFQKTLGLNDFYFGADDWEFPLGHIQMVGKSDGVQIHGEGLPGFLQWFPEKPFDWIARHSLDFWLTTEDLPIPENRIFYDGAKVRLDLKQTNEEALHRLKAKLRDLCTKLDIHPHLFDRSLYLGKDVPIGGTAHQAGTLRFGTDPATSVLDLDCKAHELDNLYVTDASFFPSIGAVNPTLTIIANSLRVADHVIGRLGA
- the yciA gene encoding acyl-CoA thioester hydrolase YciA produces the protein MAQTEDTGGRPQGDLTVRTIAMPADTNANGDIFGGWVMSQMDQAGGIAGVEHGQGRVVTVAVDGMTFLRPVRVGDVLCVYTQVVATGRTSMRIQIEAWARRFRTQTREKVTVGVFTFVAIDDDGRPRPIPPAAPGLTP
- the rsmI gene encoding 16S rRNA (cytidine(1402)-2'-O)-methyltransferase, translating into MTQRSDDPRRRPPERSATGRGPAVYTAFGLAAEAEPLSPGLHVVATPIGNLKDVTFRALSTLAAADAVLAEDTRVTRTLLAHYGITTPLVAYHEHSGEGVRERMIARIKAGEALALVSDAGTPLVSDPGFKLVQAAIEAGLAVTPIPGPSAAITALVAAGLPTDRFFFEGFLPQKSGARRNRLATLGAVPGTLVLFEAPHRLPEMLADAADVLGGTRPAAVARELTKLFETVRRGDLAGLAAEYAASGPPKGEVVVVIGTAPEDAPGPEHDADLDARLEAALARHSIKDAASLVADETGLKRREVYARALVLARRADDAGDA
- the hemW gene encoding radical SAM family heme chaperone HemW, whose product is MIEHPTRDVGFGVYLHWPFCAAKCPYCDFNSHVRHAAIDQARWRAAFAREIAHAAALAPGRTVTSIFLGGGTPSLMEPATVGALLDAVAGAWSMAPDVEVTLEANPTSVEAGRFRGYRAAGVNRVSLGVQALDDASLRKLGRLHSTAEALRAVETAAAHFERTSFDLIYARPDQTPEAWAAELRGAIDRAAEHLSLYQLTIEEGTPFYGLAAAGKLAVPDDDTARVLYDVTQEVCAAAGLPAYEISNHARPGAESRHNLLYWRYGEYAGIGPGAHGRLVLPEGRTGTSTERNPEAWLARAECEGHGIVETEALSPGDQADEFLMMGLRLREGIDPARYAALAGRSLDPDRVAGLVEAGLVARRPDDRLAATPKGAPVLNAVVAELAA
- a CDS encoding cupin domain-containing protein, coding for MSDEKPTIPYWHLWADADGISHQTRCAFTEFEQKSMSPPAPPQWQGQKTHDGATVFVTVQPVGWTGDWHPNPKPQWIIPLSGRWFVESMDGTRVEMGPGEISFGEDQNVREVDGRKGHRSGTIGDEPAVLMIVQVDKPPTTGSACRFR
- a CDS encoding SMP-30/gluconolactonase/LRE family protein codes for the protein MNGFEIHDERFAHYILGNAPLEELGSGFRWIEGPVWMGDADCLLFQDLPRNRTMRWIEGAGFSVYRAPSNYANGQTRDREGRLIACSHRGRCLYRTEHDGTVTTLVERHAGKRLNSPNDVVVKSDGTIWFSDPVYGISNDYEGGRQQSEQPPALYRFDPRTSEIRAMAGDFDGPNGLAFSPDERRLYVAETGDQSKPNPRQYIRVFDVAPDGALSGGDVFHTISPGYCDGMRVDEDGNVWSSAADGVHCISPEGKLMGKILVPHRVSNIAFGGPAKNRLFIGGSHTLYAIFLDRRGVQTP
- a CDS encoding penicillin-binding protein activator → MGGIGLDTLGRLGRSAATLAALLALGACGGVDSPVVATRTAPVEAPAAPAGDGTVLGTGSVKVALILPLSGPGAAVGAGLRNAATLALDESQSPDLKILVKDDRSTPEGAREAAAAALAEGAELVIGPLFAATVQSAAATARPAGKPVIAFSTDASVAARGVYLLSFLPQTEVDRIIDETTAAGRRSFVALIPETTYGSVVEAQFREAVARRGGRVVAIERYPAGNPAAAIGRVASLIAGPAPQADALFLPDTPEGLAAAGAALTRAGFNPARVKPVGTAVWNDPRVFALPAFQGGWFAAADPAGFSGFSQRYRARFGSDPVRVATLAYDAVSLAAALNRQYGSQRFADATLTNPSGFAGVDGTFRFRPEGTSDRTLAVFEIRGNGATIASPAPRALGPSGT
- a CDS encoding YkgJ family cysteine cluster protein, whose protein sequence is MTRDPADPGGFACQECGACCAYSAEWPRFSTEDDADIARIPAAYVDDPAGRMRCEGERCSALEGRVGERVACKVYAVRPEVCRTCEPGDPECLIARRHHGLPV
- a CDS encoding DoxX family protein — encoded protein: MATFSIAVAFGVRLLLVMLFLPFSALDKILNFRGAVGQARQAVHATAPATMLILAGLFVEIVMSLGVLTGIADRFAALILAGYCGVTALLWKQFWKPGDFWSGGKGRELFWDFWKNLALAGGFLLVTFGTGASTVETFFSHPFASSKPYSVSETAR
- a CDS encoding ArgE/DapE family deacylase; translated protein: MPLDPALRDRIITAVADGFSEQIAHTQALMRFPSIRGDEQAIQDFVFREYRERGYAMDRFAMDRAQIEAHPGGARFSPEHSEAPIVVGIHRPREERGRSLILQAHVDVVPPGPADLWTHPPFEPVVEGDWLYGRGGADMKAGHAANLFALDALRSLGLQPAATVTLQSVVEEESTGNGALMTHLRGYRADAVLIPEPEEEMLVRANTGVLWFRVEVRGRPVHVREMGTGANAIDAAYRVIGALRELEARWNADKAGRPHFEGEAHPINLNIGRIEGGDWASSVPAWCRIDCRIAIYPGTSAAQAAREIEAAVQAFARDDAFLSNSPPQVGFHGFFAEGYVLEEGSEAEAVLGRAHAAATGAQLRSFMTAGYLDTRVHALYDRVPALCYGPKSENIHGFDERVSLASLKRITTAMALFVAEWCGTESL